In one Spirosoma rigui genomic region, the following are encoded:
- the nagA gene encoding N-acetylglucosamine-6-phosphate deacetylase yields MIYCINATVFTGTEWLENASVGIADGRIQSVLPTPFEGNNETDTVIDFQGDYLVPGLIDLQLYGGSTWFLNEQPTPDTVRHIYGTHSRNGTTTLLPTIHSTSLEVMQQAMAAVQVVRSENPYGVPGLHIEGPYFNPIKRGAHSTAYVRTPAEGELEALFSTNADAIRILTLAPEILTPDQLTTIKNRKHDHTLLSLGHSNATYQQATDAFNTGFIPLATHLYNAMRGFESREPGVVGAVFDHPDVRASIIADGYHCDLAAIRIAHKQLGERLFLISDALFANPPRPEFTLGQFVVHYEADSNPQRPGCYVNDEGKLAGSAITLIDCVRVCVDRVELSLTDALRMASTIPADIIGLGDQLGAIRPGYVANLLRLNRSLTPISVWASGLQLPSPTNTAQ; encoded by the coding sequence ATGATTTATTGCATCAACGCCACCGTTTTCACCGGTACCGAGTGGCTGGAAAACGCATCGGTAGGCATCGCCGATGGCCGCATTCAATCCGTTCTGCCAACTCCGTTCGAAGGAAACAACGAAACCGACACTGTTATCGATTTTCAGGGCGACTACCTCGTTCCCGGCCTGATCGACCTGCAGTTGTACGGCGGCTCAACCTGGTTCCTTAACGAGCAACCCACCCCCGATACGGTCCGGCATATTTACGGTACCCACTCCCGCAACGGTACCACCACCCTGCTACCTACCATTCACTCGACCTCGCTGGAGGTGATGCAACAGGCTATGGCCGCCGTGCAGGTCGTCCGGTCGGAGAATCCGTACGGGGTACCCGGCCTGCACATCGAAGGCCCTTATTTCAACCCCATCAAACGCGGAGCCCATAGTACGGCCTACGTCCGGACACCCGCCGAGGGTGAACTCGAAGCACTCTTCAGTACCAACGCCGACGCGATCCGCATTCTGACGCTGGCCCCCGAGATCCTGACGCCCGATCAGCTAACCACCATCAAGAACCGTAAACACGACCATACCCTGTTGTCGCTCGGGCATTCCAACGCCACCTACCAGCAGGCTACCGATGCCTTCAATACGGGCTTTATTCCCCTCGCGACCCACCTGTATAATGCCATGCGCGGGTTCGAAAGCCGGGAACCGGGCGTTGTGGGTGCGGTATTCGATCACCCCGATGTCCGGGCGAGTATCATCGCTGACGGCTACCACTGCGACCTGGCGGCCATCCGGATTGCGCATAAGCAGCTCGGCGAGCGGCTGTTCCTGATTTCAGACGCGCTCTTTGCCAACCCGCCCCGTCCCGAATTCACCCTGGGTCAGTTCGTAGTCCACTACGAAGCCGATAGCAACCCCCAGCGGCCGGGCTGCTACGTCAACGACGAAGGCAAGCTGGCCGGGTCGGCCATTACGTTAATCGACTGTGTCCGGGTATGTGTGGACCGCGTGGAGCTGTCCCTTACCGACGCGCTGCGGATGGCCAGCACCATTCCGGCCGACATTATCGGCCTTGGTGATCAGCTGGGAGCCATCCGGCCGGGCTACGTGGCGAATCTGCTGCGGCTAAACCGGTCGCTGACGCCCATAAGCGTGTGGGCCAGCGGGTTGCAGCTCCCTTCCCCTACAAATACCGCCCAATAG
- a CDS encoding 3-phosphoshikimate 1-carboxyvinyltransferase → MNAVRLLPPPGPSPDRPVQATIPLASSKSESNRALIIDALTSFRCDLQNLSTARDTQTMIRLLQSTDATADVLDAGTTMRFLTAYFAVTGQTKTMTGTPRMCERPIGILVDALRTLGADITYLKNDGYPPLQLNGFKAAGQNQVSIRGDVSSQYISALLMIAPQLPQGLTLTLTGPIGSRPYIEMTIAQMVYFGAEVAANWDARTITVAPKPYTPKPYQIESDWSGASYWYSIAALSRDENTHIELLGLKPKSLQGDSAIVEIMQAMGVVSTFSDRGVTLTKGPAQASLAWDFTDCPDLAQTVAVCAAVNGVALTLTGIESLKIKETDRVLALQTELQKIGAELVEVEMNHRYEVRQRTDAISAVATIATYDDHRMAMAFAPVAMQRDIIIEEPGVVAKSYPSFWGDMARVVTVEPVE, encoded by the coding sequence TTGAACGCCGTTCGTTTACTACCTCCTCCCGGCCCATCGCCCGATCGTCCTGTCCAGGCCACCATTCCACTCGCATCGTCGAAAAGTGAAAGCAACCGTGCCCTTATTATCGACGCCCTGACGAGTTTTCGCTGCGACCTGCAAAACCTCTCCACGGCCCGCGATACGCAAACGATGATTCGTCTGCTGCAATCGACCGACGCTACGGCCGACGTGCTGGATGCCGGAACGACGATGCGCTTTCTAACGGCTTATTTCGCCGTGACCGGCCAGACAAAGACCATGACGGGAACTCCGCGCATGTGCGAACGGCCCATTGGTATTCTGGTCGACGCGCTCCGCACGCTGGGTGCCGACATTACCTATCTGAAAAATGACGGATATCCGCCCCTGCAGCTGAACGGATTCAAGGCAGCGGGTCAGAACCAGGTGAGCATCCGGGGCGACGTGAGCAGTCAGTACATATCGGCCCTGCTGATGATTGCTCCCCAGTTACCGCAGGGATTAACGCTGACCCTGACCGGCCCTATCGGATCGCGTCCGTATATCGAAATGACGATTGCCCAGATGGTTTACTTCGGTGCCGAAGTAGCGGCCAACTGGGATGCGCGCACCATTACGGTAGCGCCTAAACCCTACACGCCTAAACCGTACCAGATCGAGTCCGACTGGTCGGGAGCCAGCTACTGGTATAGCATAGCGGCCCTGTCCCGCGACGAAAATACGCACATTGAACTGCTGGGGCTGAAACCCAAATCCCTGCAGGGCGACAGCGCTATTGTTGAGATCATGCAAGCTATGGGCGTCGTGAGTACGTTCTCCGACCGGGGTGTTACCCTAACCAAGGGTCCGGCTCAGGCGTCGCTGGCGTGGGACTTCACCGACTGCCCGGATCTGGCGCAGACTGTTGCCGTATGTGCCGCCGTGAACGGTGTTGCGCTGACGCTGACGGGTATTGAAAGTCTCAAGATCAAGGAAACCGACCGCGTACTGGCGCTGCAAACGGAGTTGCAGAAAATTGGGGCCGAACTGGTTGAAGTGGAAATGAACCACCGGTATGAGGTTCGTCAGCGGACCGATGCCATATCAGCCGTTGCCACCATCGCGACCTACGACGATCACCGGATGGCAATGGCGTTTGCACCGGTTGCCATGCAGCGGGACATCATCATCGAAGAGCCGGGCGTCGTTGCCAAGTCGTACCCTTCCTTCTGGGGTGATATGGCGCGGGTTGTCACCGTCGAGCCGGTTGAGTAA
- a CDS encoding NAD(P)H-binding protein: MNTTTMPGPVNVLVLGATGSIGYAVTANLLARQLPVTILVRNRIKASALFPDAPTLTIVEGDAQDADLLNRTAANKTHIFHGINYPYNEWFGNMDTVTGKVIDAAAFGANGKATIVFPGNVYNFGNTRELIREDSRPNPTTRKGKLRVDLEAMLEQAAEAGKCQVINVRLPDFWGPNVLNAGVKPIFENALTGKALPWLLTVDIPHQAVYTTDAAEIIVRLMLQPGRSGGYTVWNYGGTTHTSIRSWFGQISALTGYPLKVRVYGRFILSVLGLFVPVMREVNEMLYLYEHTILLDDRRVRTLFPDFRETPMQQALTTTLTWFAEHQRNR, translated from the coding sequence ATGAACACAACGACTATGCCAGGCCCGGTTAATGTACTCGTTCTGGGTGCTACCGGAAGCATCGGCTACGCAGTAACGGCTAACTTACTAGCCCGTCAGTTGCCCGTTACAATACTGGTTCGCAACCGGATCAAAGCCAGCGCCCTCTTTCCTGACGCTCCAACCCTGACGATCGTGGAGGGCGATGCGCAGGACGCCGATCTGCTCAACCGTACGGCTGCTAACAAGACCCATATCTTTCACGGTATCAACTACCCCTATAATGAATGGTTCGGAAACATGGATACGGTGACCGGGAAGGTAATCGATGCAGCTGCTTTCGGCGCAAACGGTAAAGCAACGATCGTCTTTCCGGGTAATGTCTACAACTTCGGCAACACACGCGAGCTAATCCGCGAAGACAGCCGCCCCAACCCGACTACCCGCAAGGGTAAGCTGCGGGTTGATCTGGAAGCCATGCTGGAGCAGGCCGCAGAGGCTGGCAAGTGCCAGGTGATCAACGTTCGGCTGCCGGATTTTTGGGGACCTAACGTATTGAACGCGGGCGTCAAACCAATTTTCGAAAACGCGCTGACGGGAAAAGCGTTGCCCTGGTTGCTTACCGTTGATATTCCGCACCAGGCGGTGTACACAACCGACGCGGCCGAGATCATTGTCCGGCTCATGCTGCAGCCTGGTCGCTCGGGGGGATATACCGTCTGGAATTACGGCGGAACAACGCACACATCCATCCGGTCGTGGTTCGGGCAGATCAGCGCGCTCACCGGTTACCCACTGAAGGTTCGGGTCTATGGCCGCTTCATCCTGTCGGTGCTGGGCTTATTCGTGCCCGTCATGCGCGAAGTGAACGAGATGCTGTATCTCTACGAACATACCATCCTGCTCGACGACCGCCGGGTACGGACCCTGTTTCCCGACTTCCGGGAAACGCCCATGCAACAAGCGTTGACCACTACGTTAACCTGGTTCGCTGAGCACCAACGTAACCGCTGA
- a CDS encoding YdcF family protein yields MPKPAGLSTQPFDVIIVLGNPANPDGSPGILMASRVEKAVQILKSGQANRLLMTGGGVYNSFVEAEVMAEYARQLGIDPSVVFMESQARDTYQNARLAAQLCREQGWNRVIVVTSRFHIARARRIFRRESLQCTFVGAATPRALPWYLRLVYYGWEFLLDMKLAIFGDKRFAVG; encoded by the coding sequence ATGCCTAAACCAGCTGGCCTGTCCACCCAACCGTTCGACGTTATAATTGTGCTGGGTAACCCTGCCAATCCGGACGGGAGTCCGGGTATTTTGATGGCTTCACGGGTGGAGAAAGCCGTCCAGATACTCAAAAGCGGTCAGGCCAACCGACTGCTGATGACGGGGGGCGGGGTATACAACTCATTCGTCGAAGCGGAGGTGATGGCCGAGTACGCCCGGCAGCTGGGCATCGATCCATCGGTCGTCTTTATGGAGAGTCAGGCCCGCGATACGTACCAGAACGCCCGTCTGGCCGCGCAACTATGTCGTGAGCAGGGCTGGAACCGGGTGATCGTCGTTACGTCACGGTTTCACATTGCCCGGGCCCGGCGTATATTCCGGCGTGAGTCGCTGCAATGCACCTTCGTGGGTGCGGCTACCCCCCGCGCGTTGCCCTGGTACCTGCGTTTGGTTTACTACGGCTGGGAGTTTTTGCTGGATATGAAGCTGGCCATTTTTGGCGACAAGCGGTTTGCGGTCGGCTAA
- a CDS encoding TonB-dependent receptor — MRRSIYKRILHLSFVLVGLLTRPALAQQRVISGRVTAEEDGKPITGVNIIIKGTTTGAATDANGDYSLTVPGEGKTLTFSFIGFATREVAVGTLTKLDITMIADTKQLAELVVIGSRNSSRTKLDTPAPVDVIAVSKLAQTMPQTELSQLLKQIAPSFNSLKVPGADLASHVDAVQLRNQPPNQTLVLLNGKRRHTSALLLVANNAGPSTTVDMRTIPLAAVERVEILRDGAAAQYGSDAIAGVVNMELKKTVGVFTGMYNTGLYANVGLAKNKDIDNFGTDGRLQQFMGNYGFALGDKGGFINLTFELSKQGHTSRVPKGGYSGTVFDASYLNNTRKTADGVPIITNPEAIASPDNAALRTDKGLQAARGLTPKSFEMINGLSQVDNGSVFMNMGIPLGPKGGEFYAFGGLNYRNTLSGCYYRFPRQQDRFLNELYPNGFLPQLTSNISDKSITVGVRSKAGGFDVDFSNSFGSSKFAYGMVNTMNASYGPATPTTMRLGDNNFTQNTTNIALSRLYSEPMGGMLKSMNVAFGAEMRVENYQILPGQVESYTKGTYGTFTAPEDNFNYTQRVNKDVKTEKVVTNPDGTQSTTYVDLIIPYRGGTVDIKGYSPNCQCFRGFAPDQQASAFRSVMAGYADVEIDITKRFMIGLAARFENYSDFGNVLTGKFATRYSIIPDVLALRGSISTGFRAPSLQELYYAQTSTGFTPGGVPFDQGYFTNTSTAAKALGIPRLKQERSTNMSFGMTTQPMQGLEITADAYYIKIRDKIIQTGGFSGSDIGGGLKNVITADGIAQFFTNAADVETKGIDFVANYRTRAGSGQLTYSLAANWNTVAFTRVYPANLNIGADNQLPTDATLRAQYLSDIYLNRNSRGSFEHGSPRQKYIGSVVYQKGPFSAMARVIYYGGVQYYSNYHETDDITSPYADYSLAPRTTLDLSVGYQLLKAMRISVGGDNVTNTYPTRTRADLTDSGRFAYDNYQMGFQGAYYYARMNFQF, encoded by the coding sequence ATGAGACGATCTATATACAAACGCATCCTGCATCTGTCTTTCGTACTCGTTGGGCTACTCACGCGCCCGGCACTGGCTCAGCAACGGGTAATCAGTGGCCGCGTAACAGCCGAAGAAGACGGCAAACCCATTACGGGCGTTAACATCATCATCAAAGGAACAACGACGGGGGCCGCCACCGATGCCAACGGGGACTACTCCCTGACCGTACCCGGTGAGGGCAAGACGCTGACCTTCTCCTTCATTGGGTTTGCCACGCGGGAAGTAGCCGTTGGTACGCTGACCAAACTGGACATTACAATGATCGCCGACACCAAGCAACTCGCCGAACTGGTGGTCATCGGCTCGCGAAACAGCAGCCGGACCAAGCTCGACACCCCCGCACCGGTGGATGTAATTGCCGTATCGAAGCTGGCGCAGACCATGCCCCAGACCGAACTATCGCAGTTGCTGAAACAGATTGCGCCATCCTTCAACTCCCTCAAAGTACCGGGTGCCGACCTGGCATCCCACGTTGATGCGGTGCAACTGCGGAACCAGCCGCCCAACCAGACGTTGGTCCTTCTGAACGGCAAACGTCGCCATACGTCGGCGCTGCTGCTGGTCGCCAACAACGCGGGGCCGTCCACGACGGTCGATATGCGCACGATTCCGCTGGCCGCCGTTGAGCGGGTTGAAATCCTGCGCGACGGTGCTGCGGCCCAGTACGGCTCCGACGCCATTGCCGGTGTGGTGAATATGGAATTAAAAAAGACCGTAGGTGTCTTTACCGGCATGTACAACACCGGCCTGTATGCCAACGTAGGGCTGGCGAAGAACAAAGACATCGACAACTTCGGCACCGACGGCCGGCTCCAGCAGTTCATGGGCAACTACGGGTTTGCCCTGGGCGACAAGGGCGGCTTTATCAACCTGACCTTCGAACTGAGCAAGCAGGGCCACACCAGCCGGGTTCCTAAAGGTGGTTACAGCGGAACGGTATTTGATGCTTCCTACCTCAATAACACGCGCAAAACGGCCGATGGCGTCCCCATCATCACTAACCCCGAAGCCATCGCCAGCCCCGACAATGCGGCCCTGCGTACCGACAAAGGACTACAGGCCGCCCGGGGCCTGACGCCCAAGAGCTTCGAGATGATCAATGGTCTCAGCCAGGTCGATAATGGATCGGTATTCATGAATATGGGCATCCCACTAGGTCCCAAGGGGGGCGAGTTCTACGCTTTCGGCGGTCTTAACTACCGCAACACCCTCAGTGGCTGTTACTACCGCTTTCCCCGCCAGCAGGACCGCTTCCTGAACGAGCTGTATCCCAACGGTTTCCTGCCCCAGCTGACGTCCAACATTTCCGATAAATCCATCACGGTAGGCGTTCGCAGCAAGGCAGGTGGCTTCGACGTGGATTTCAGCAACAGCTTCGGCTCGAGTAAGTTCGCCTACGGCATGGTCAACACCATGAACGCATCCTACGGTCCGGCCACGCCAACCACGATGCGGCTCGGCGACAATAACTTCACCCAGAACACAACGAACATTGCCCTGAGCCGGCTATACAGCGAGCCGATGGGTGGTATGCTGAAAAGCATGAACGTAGCTTTCGGGGCCGAGATGCGGGTCGAAAATTACCAGATTCTGCCTGGTCAGGTCGAATCCTACACTAAAGGCACCTACGGTACATTTACAGCCCCGGAAGACAACTTCAACTACACCCAGCGCGTCAACAAGGACGTGAAGACCGAAAAGGTCGTTACCAATCCCGACGGCACACAGTCGACGACTTACGTGGATTTGATTATTCCCTACCGGGGCGGTACGGTCGACATTAAAGGTTACTCGCCCAACTGCCAGTGTTTCCGGGGGTTTGCGCCCGACCAGCAGGCCAGCGCGTTCCGCTCGGTAATGGCGGGGTATGCCGATGTTGAAATTGACATTACGAAGCGGTTCATGATCGGACTAGCCGCCCGGTTCGAGAACTACAGTGATTTCGGCAACGTACTGACCGGTAAGTTTGCCACGCGCTACTCCATCATTCCCGACGTACTCGCCCTGCGCGGATCAATCAGCACGGGTTTCCGCGCTCCCAGCCTTCAGGAGTTATACTATGCCCAGACCTCAACGGGGTTCACGCCGGGTGGTGTCCCCTTCGATCAGGGGTACTTTACCAACACCAGCACAGCGGCCAAAGCCCTGGGTATTCCCCGTCTGAAACAGGAACGGTCGACCAACATGAGCTTCGGGATGACGACCCAGCCCATGCAGGGACTTGAAATCACGGCTGACGCGTATTATATCAAAATACGCGACAAGATCATCCAGACGGGTGGTTTCTCGGGCAGCGACATCGGGGGCGGATTGAAAAACGTGATCACCGCCGACGGTATCGCCCAGTTCTTCACCAACGCGGCCGACGTGGAAACCAAGGGTATCGACTTTGTGGCCAACTACCGGACCCGCGCCGGATCGGGCCAGCTGACCTACTCGCTGGCGGCCAACTGGAATACCGTAGCGTTCACCCGCGTCTACCCCGCCAACCTAAACATTGGTGCCGACAACCAGTTGCCAACCGATGCTACCCTGCGGGCGCAGTACCTGTCGGACATTTACCTGAACCGTAACTCACGCGGTAGCTTTGAGCACGGTAGCCCCCGCCAGAAATACATCGGTTCGGTAGTATACCAGAAAGGGCCGTTCTCGGCTATGGCCCGGGTTATCTACTACGGTGGGGTGCAATACTACAGCAACTACCACGAAACCGACGATATTACGTCGCCCTATGCCGATTACAGCCTGGCCCCGCGAACAACGCTGGATCTGAGCGTTGGCTACCAGTTGCTGAAAGCCATGCGCATCTCGGTCGGTGGCGATAACGTAACGAACACCTATCCCACCCGCACCCGGGCTGACCTGACGGATTCGGGCCGGTTCGCTTACGACAATTACCAGATGGGTTTCCAGGGTGCCTATTACTACGCCCGCATGAACTTCCAGTTTTAA
- a CDS encoding DUF4260 domain-containing protein, which produces MKTLLTTEELAQFLGSVYLFSLLKFAWWWFPALLLLPDLSMVGYLINPAVGAVCYNFVHHKGLGIVVGLVGLAMGNQTLMLAGIILYAHASMDRVAGYGLKYVDSFKHTSLGSL; this is translated from the coding sequence ATGAAAACACTGTTGACAACCGAAGAATTAGCCCAGTTTCTGGGATCTGTTTACCTGTTCTCGCTGCTGAAATTTGCCTGGTGGTGGTTTCCAGCCCTGCTGTTGTTACCCGATCTGAGTATGGTTGGCTACCTGATCAACCCCGCCGTCGGGGCTGTGTGCTACAATTTTGTGCACCACAAAGGCTTGGGTATCGTCGTCGGCCTGGTTGGGCTGGCGATGGGCAATCAGACCCTCATGCTGGCGGGTATTATCCTGTATGCGCATGCCAGCATGGACCGCGTGGCTGGCTACGGCCTGAAATACGTCGACAGCTTCAAGCACACCAGCCTGGGATCGCTGTAA
- the ribD gene encoding bifunctional diaminohydroxyphosphoribosylaminopyrimidine deaminase/5-amino-6-(5-phosphoribosylamino)uracil reductase RibD has protein sequence MNSYMRRALDLATLGRGHVSPNPMVGCVIVHNPSQRILGEGWHQRYGEAHAERNALLAVRPDDERLLPESTAYVTLEPCSHYGKQPPCADLLIDKRIGRVVCCNDDPNPLVGGQGFQKLRDAGITVETGLLNGEGRSLNARFFTFMEKKRPYIILKWAETNDGYIAGANGQPIQISGPLSQRLVHRWRAEEDAIMVGTTTARTDNPRLNVRLVPGEFSNPTRLVIDKHLMLSPDLNLFDDSQPTLRYNYVRSDTSGQTTLVRLDPDQPFLSQLLADLYQRRIQSVLVEGGTTLLNSLLDAGLWDEMRVFRSPMMLDNIQGVKAPTVRGRLISRQTIDADELSIYQP, from the coding sequence ATGAATTCATATATGCGTCGGGCGCTTGACCTGGCTACCCTCGGCCGGGGCCATGTCAGCCCCAACCCGATGGTGGGGTGTGTCATCGTTCACAATCCCAGCCAGCGAATCCTGGGCGAAGGGTGGCATCAGCGCTATGGCGAAGCACATGCCGAGCGGAACGCCCTGCTGGCCGTACGACCCGACGATGAACGGCTTCTGCCCGAAAGCACCGCCTACGTAACGCTTGAACCCTGTTCTCACTACGGCAAGCAACCCCCCTGTGCCGATCTGCTCATCGACAAACGGATCGGACGGGTGGTGTGCTGTAACGACGACCCGAATCCACTGGTTGGCGGGCAGGGATTTCAGAAACTCCGCGATGCCGGTATCACCGTCGAAACGGGCCTGCTAAACGGGGAAGGCCGGTCGCTCAATGCCCGTTTTTTTACCTTCATGGAAAAGAAACGGCCTTACATCATCCTCAAATGGGCCGAAACCAACGATGGCTACATTGCCGGAGCCAACGGGCAACCTATTCAGATCAGCGGCCCGCTGAGTCAGCGGCTGGTGCACCGCTGGCGGGCCGAGGAAGATGCCATTATGGTAGGTACCACTACCGCCCGCACCGACAACCCCCGGCTAAATGTCCGGCTGGTTCCCGGCGAATTCAGCAATCCCACCCGTCTGGTCATCGATAAGCACCTTATGCTGAGTCCCGATCTAAACCTGTTTGACGATTCACAGCCGACGCTGCGCTACAACTACGTAAGGTCGGATACCAGTGGGCAAACGACGCTGGTCCGGCTCGACCCCGACCAGCCTTTTCTCTCCCAACTGCTGGCCGATCTGTACCAGCGCCGGATTCAGTCGGTGCTGGTTGAAGGAGGAACGACGCTGCTGAACTCGTTACTGGATGCGGGTTTGTGGGACGAAATGCGGGTGTTCCGGAGCCCAATGATGCTGGATAACATACAGGGGGTGAAAGCGCCAACCGTTCGGGGGCGACTCATCAGCCGGCAGACGATAGATGCCGACGAACTGAGTATCTACCAGCCCTGA
- a CDS encoding helical backbone metal receptor has translation MTPQRIISVVPSQTELLFDLGLDRELIGITKFCIHPADKVKNKTRVGGTKTLNLEQIHALRPDLILANKEENTREQIEALQEHFPVHVTDVNTLPDALAMIRTVGTLVGKADEADEMAQQIATSLILSPSSSPPSVAYFIWRKPYMVAAGDTFIDAMLAVAGFRNAFAGQSRYPEVTPDELRDTRPDLIFLSSEPYPFAEKHLTEMASICPSARALVIDGELFSWYGSRLLRAGDYFRNLRNELSL, from the coding sequence ATGACTCCCCAACGCATTATTTCCGTCGTTCCGTCGCAAACAGAGTTGCTCTTCGACCTCGGCCTGGATCGGGAACTTATCGGTATCACTAAATTCTGTATTCACCCCGCCGACAAGGTCAAAAACAAGACCCGCGTTGGCGGCACCAAAACGCTGAACCTCGAGCAGATCCACGCCCTCCGGCCCGACCTGATTCTGGCTAACAAAGAAGAAAATACCCGTGAGCAGATCGAAGCATTGCAGGAGCACTTCCCCGTTCATGTCACCGATGTCAATACCTTGCCCGATGCCCTGGCCATGATCCGCACCGTGGGAACGCTGGTTGGCAAGGCCGACGAAGCCGACGAAATGGCACAACAGATCGCCACCTCCCTCATTTTATCCCCTTCCTCCTCCCCCCCTTCCGTTGCCTATTTCATCTGGCGGAAGCCCTACATGGTGGCAGCGGGCGATACGTTTATCGACGCCATGCTCGCCGTGGCCGGATTTCGGAACGCCTTCGCCGGGCAGTCACGCTATCCTGAAGTTACGCCCGACGAGCTACGCGACACCCGGCCGGATCTGATCTTCCTGTCGTCGGAGCCGTACCCGTTTGCCGAGAAGCACTTGACGGAAATGGCGTCTATTTGCCCCTCGGCGCGGGCGTTGGTGATAGATGGTGAGCTGTTCTCGTGGTACGGAAGCCGGTTGTTGCGGGCGGGCGATTATTTTAGGAACTTGCGTAACGAACTTTCACTATGA
- a CDS encoding AraC family transcriptional regulator, with protein MTATQHTLSIGAANLVLFAARQCGVDTDLLAQSVGINADRLLDPDGRISVRQMQELWYGVVEATGDPDISLRIGEMINPVAVGVLAYVMMHSPTLGGAFARLCQYQDIVCNAIRTTGRRDGDTFVLSLAITSPDIIVPAYAVNSELSIYLSAIRAMTGQPLSAREIRFAYPRPAVTREHERVFAPARVVFDASETAMVLDATLLDIPVLNASQSLFALFERHADDLLKQLQAPTLTSRVRTEIVALMKGEEPTLATVADRLAMGIRTLQLHLKEEGTTYQLLLDDIRKDLALKHLRDQHLSTTDIAYLLGFAEPSVFFRSFKKWTGQTPGAYRTAEFSPSL; from the coding sequence ATGACTGCCACTCAACATACCCTTTCCATTGGCGCGGCTAACCTGGTGCTGTTTGCGGCCAGGCAGTGCGGAGTCGACACGGATTTACTGGCGCAATCCGTTGGGATCAATGCCGATCGACTGCTTGACCCGGACGGGCGGATATCGGTCCGGCAAATGCAGGAACTCTGGTACGGTGTCGTGGAAGCCACGGGAGATCCCGATATTTCGCTCAGGATTGGCGAGATGATCAACCCGGTAGCCGTGGGTGTGCTGGCTTATGTTATGATGCACAGCCCGACGCTGGGCGGGGCCTTTGCCAGATTATGTCAGTATCAGGATATCGTCTGCAACGCCATCCGAACCACGGGTCGGCGGGATGGTGATACGTTCGTATTATCCCTGGCCATTACAAGCCCCGACATTATCGTTCCGGCCTACGCCGTCAATTCAGAACTGTCGATCTATCTGTCCGCTATCCGGGCTATGACGGGACAGCCATTGTCGGCCCGCGAAATTCGATTTGCCTATCCCCGACCGGCCGTTACCCGCGAACATGAACGCGTGTTTGCCCCGGCCCGGGTGGTCTTCGACGCTTCTGAAACGGCCATGGTCCTCGATGCGACCCTGCTCGATATACCCGTACTGAACGCCAGCCAAAGTCTGTTTGCTCTGTTTGAGCGGCATGCCGACGATCTGCTGAAACAACTTCAGGCCCCTACCCTTACCAGTCGCGTCCGGACCGAGATCGTGGCGCTGATGAAGGGCGAAGAACCAACCCTGGCCACCGTAGCCGACCGGCTGGCGATGGGTATCCGGACGCTGCAGCTCCATCTGAAAGAAGAAGGCACTACGTATCAACTGCTGCTGGACGATATTCGTAAGGATTTGGCCCTAAAACACCTGCGCGATCAACACCTCAGCACCACCGATATTGCCTACCTGCTCGGCTTCGCGGAACCCAGTGTATTTTTCCGCTCGTTCAAAAAGTGGACCGGGCAAACACCGGGTGCTTACCGGACCGCCGAGTTCAGTCCATCCCTGTAA